Proteins encoded by one window of Candidatus Eisenbacteria bacterium:
- a CDS encoding OB-fold domain-containing protein — protein MHPFMPLPALEPDTKAYWEACRAGRLAMMRCQACRWIIHPPRPVCSRCRSRDVKLEDLSGRATVVTYTVNHQRWMPGLEVPYVIGVVGLAEQRGLRLTTNLVEVAPEDVKIGMPVRVRFREMSDEIALPVFAPDASPPPAVERTPERPRVTDTDVVLAHPPRRVDATEWLERRAILSGVGQSQIGRRLFRTDMDLTAEAALKAIADAGLAPDDIDGIAAYPGAMGGAPAGFAGPGIVEVQDALGLSVNWHLAGVEGPAQISPVIHASLAVAAGLARHVLVYRTVSEATAAADTGRLGIGAGSRHMTGFGAFLIPYGAMSAANWIACMAVRHMHEFGTRREHLGAIALAARKHAALNPAAIYRDPMTMDDYLAARMVTWPFGLFDCDAPCDGSTAVIVSTADVARDLPRPAVRINAVGTAMRSRPSWDQWEDLTTMASRDAARQLWSRTDLTPRDVDVAQIYDGFSFLTLAWIEALGFCKHGEGGPFVSDGRLELGGALPLNTWGGQLSGGRLHGFGFLAEAIRQLRGECGERQVRDCEVAVVANGGGPVAGCMLLTR, from the coding sequence GTGCACCCGTTCATGCCGCTGCCGGCGCTCGAGCCGGACACCAAGGCCTACTGGGAGGCGTGCCGCGCGGGGCGCCTGGCGATGATGCGTTGCCAGGCGTGTCGCTGGATCATCCATCCCCCGCGGCCGGTGTGCTCGCGGTGCCGGAGCCGCGACGTGAAGCTCGAGGACCTCTCGGGTCGCGCCACGGTCGTGACCTACACGGTGAACCACCAGCGGTGGATGCCCGGCCTCGAGGTCCCGTACGTGATCGGCGTCGTCGGGCTCGCCGAGCAGCGCGGCCTGCGGCTCACCACGAACCTCGTCGAGGTCGCGCCCGAGGACGTCAAGATCGGCATGCCCGTGCGCGTGCGGTTCCGGGAGATGAGCGACGAGATCGCGCTCCCGGTCTTCGCGCCCGACGCGTCGCCGCCGCCGGCCGTCGAGCGGACGCCGGAGCGCCCGCGCGTGACCGACACCGACGTGGTGCTGGCGCATCCGCCGCGGCGGGTCGACGCGACCGAGTGGCTGGAACGCCGGGCGATCCTCTCGGGCGTGGGCCAGTCGCAGATCGGCCGGCGGCTCTTCCGCACCGACATGGACCTCACCGCCGAGGCGGCGTTGAAGGCGATCGCCGATGCGGGGCTCGCTCCGGACGACATCGACGGCATCGCCGCGTATCCCGGCGCGATGGGTGGTGCCCCGGCGGGCTTCGCTGGCCCTGGCATCGTCGAGGTGCAGGATGCCCTCGGCCTCTCGGTCAACTGGCACCTCGCGGGGGTGGAGGGACCGGCGCAGATCTCGCCCGTGATCCACGCCTCGCTGGCCGTCGCGGCGGGGCTCGCGCGCCATGTCCTCGTGTACCGTACCGTGAGCGAAGCGACGGCGGCGGCGGACACCGGGCGCCTCGGGATCGGCGCGGGCTCGCGCCACATGACCGGGTTCGGGGCCTTCCTCATCCCGTACGGCGCCATGTCGGCGGCGAACTGGATCGCCTGCATGGCGGTGCGGCACATGCACGAGTTCGGGACCCGGCGCGAGCACCTGGGCGCGATCGCGCTCGCCGCCCGCAAGCACGCCGCTCTCAATCCCGCCGCCATCTATCGCGACCCGATGACCATGGACGACTACCTCGCGGCGCGCATGGTGACGTGGCCCTTCGGCCTGTTCGACTGCGACGCGCCCTGCGACGGGTCGACGGCGGTGATCGTCTCGACCGCCGACGTGGCGCGCGACCTGCCGCGTCCGGCCGTGCGCATCAATGCGGTCGGCACCGCGATGCGGTCACGCCCGAGCTGGGATCAGTGGGAGGATCTCACCACCATGGCGTCGCGCGACGCCGCCCGCCAGCTCTGGTCGCGCACCGATCTCACGCCGAGGGACGTCGACGTAGCGCAGATCTATGACGGCTTCAGCTTCCTCACGCTGGCCTGGATCGAGGCGCTCGGGTTCTGCAAGCACGGCGAGGGCGGTCCGTTCGTTTCGGACGGCCGCCTGGAGCTCGGTGGGGCACTGCCCCTCAACACCTGGGGCGGGCAGCTCTCGGGCGGGCGCCTGCACGGCTTCGGCTTCCTCGCCGAGGCCATCCGCCAGCTCCGCGGCGAGTGCGGCGAGCGACAGGTGCGGGACTGCGAGGTGGCCGTGGTCGCGAATGGCGGAGGACCGGTCGCGGGTTGTATGCTGCTCACGCGATGA
- a CDS encoding nucleotidyltransferase domain-containing protein has product MALDVAPIAARLAAVDGVVAVALGGSRARGAAGPESDHDLGLYYDPARPPSRDALNALARELDDRHPTDAVTRFGEWGPWINGGAWLTIGGARVDWLFKDLARIGRVVAECRAGRPEIAYQLGHPHAFVSAIYLAEIDCCVALEDPSGVLGELKRLVRPYPRLLKEALVQKFLFEADFSLRGAEKAAGRGDVVYVAGCLYRAVACLVQVLFAVNERYCTNEKGALRDVEAFARKPDDFVREATRVLGAPGATAAALAGCIATGDRLVAAVRALA; this is encoded by the coding sequence ATGGCGCTCGACGTGGCACCGATCGCCGCGCGGCTCGCCGCCGTCGACGGCGTCGTCGCCGTCGCGCTCGGCGGCTCGCGGGCGCGAGGCGCCGCAGGGCCCGAGTCGGATCACGACCTCGGACTCTACTACGATCCCGCGCGACCGCCGTCGCGCGACGCGCTGAATGCCCTGGCGCGCGAGCTCGACGATCGGCACCCGACCGACGCCGTGACGCGCTTCGGCGAATGGGGCCCGTGGATCAACGGCGGCGCCTGGCTCACGATCGGCGGTGCGCGCGTCGATTGGCTCTTCAAAGACCTCGCGCGCATCGGGCGCGTCGTCGCCGAATGCCGCGCCGGCCGTCCGGAGATCGCCTATCAGCTCGGCCATCCGCACGCCTTCGTCTCGGCGATCTACCTCGCCGAGATCGACTGCTGCGTCGCCCTCGAAGATCCGAGCGGCGTCCTCGGCGAGCTGAAGCGTCTGGTCCGCCCCTATCCGCGGCTGCTGAAGGAAGCGCTCGTGCAGAAGTTTCTCTTCGAGGCCGACTTCTCGTTGCGCGGCGCCGAGAAGGCCGCCGGGCGCGGCGACGTCGTCTACGTCGCCGGCTGCCTCTATCGCGCCGTCGCGTGCCTCGTACAGGTGCTCTTCGCCGTGAACGAGCGCTACTGCACGAACGAGAAGGGCGCGCTGCGCGACGTCGAGGCGTTCGCGCGCAAGCCCGACGACTTCGTGCGGGAGGCGACCCGCGTGCTCGGGGCGCCGGGCGCGACGGCCGCCGCGCTCGCGGGCTGCATCGCGACCGGCGATCGCCTCGTCGCCGCCGTGCGCGCGCTCGCCTGA
- a CDS encoding TolC family protein encodes MGRPLALLACTLTSLLVATPGAFANDTRPLVLADVVAAAREHNPRIATARARTRAADAVPAQASAYDDPVVSWEAWNIPESVDVARADNNIFRLSQKIPFPGKRTLAGEVARHEADAVGADADATELDVVADVKRAYWSLWLRHQRLLVFEREKALLERYARLSEQKYALSEVPQPDVLRAQVELTHAINRVTTEGLALDGARAELNALLSRSPDEPLGTPQDPTFPGVRAPLAALVDVAVTHRPEMAAQAAAIAREQTGVRLAEKGYLPDFEVSVGRFINNGTQSGFGAMASMTIPLAYKSKVDAGVSAANARLATAEAERRRVLDAVRRDVQQALVRVRAARLQRDIFTTTHIPQTEQALRVTESAYQTGGVDFLALIDTVRMIESVHLEHIDAESDLGKAWADLERALGTDVPADALETRPHREGLHHE; translated from the coding sequence ATGGGGCGCCCGCTCGCCCTCCTCGCTTGCACACTCACGTCCTTGCTCGTCGCGACGCCTGGGGCGTTCGCGAACGACACGCGTCCGCTCGTGCTCGCCGACGTCGTCGCCGCCGCGCGCGAGCACAACCCGCGCATCGCGACGGCGCGCGCCCGCACGCGCGCCGCCGACGCCGTGCCCGCGCAGGCGTCGGCGTACGACGATCCGGTCGTCTCGTGGGAGGCGTGGAACATCCCCGAGTCGGTCGACGTGGCCCGTGCCGACAACAACATCTTCCGGCTCTCCCAGAAGATCCCGTTTCCCGGCAAGCGCACGCTCGCGGGCGAGGTCGCGCGCCACGAGGCCGACGCGGTCGGCGCCGACGCCGACGCGACCGAGCTCGACGTGGTCGCGGACGTGAAGCGCGCATACTGGAGCCTCTGGCTCCGCCACCAGCGCCTCCTCGTGTTCGAGCGGGAGAAAGCGCTCCTCGAGCGCTACGCCCGTCTCTCCGAGCAGAAATACGCCCTCAGCGAGGTCCCACAGCCCGACGTCCTGCGCGCGCAGGTCGAGCTCACCCACGCCATCAACCGCGTGACGACCGAGGGCCTCGCGCTCGACGGCGCGCGCGCCGAGCTGAACGCGCTCCTGTCACGCTCGCCCGACGAGCCGCTCGGCACGCCGCAGGATCCGACGTTCCCCGGCGTGCGGGCACCGCTCGCCGCGCTGGTCGACGTCGCGGTCACGCACCGCCCGGAGATGGCCGCGCAGGCGGCCGCCATCGCGCGCGAGCAGACCGGCGTTCGTCTCGCCGAGAAGGGCTACCTGCCGGACTTCGAGGTGAGCGTCGGCCGCTTCATCAACAACGGGACCCAGAGCGGGTTCGGCGCCATGGCGTCGATGACGATCCCGCTCGCCTACAAGTCCAAGGTGGACGCCGGCGTGTCGGCCGCCAACGCCCGCCTCGCGACCGCCGAGGCGGAGCGCCGCCGCGTGCTCGACGCGGTCCGTCGCGACGTCCAGCAGGCGCTCGTGCGCGTGCGCGCCGCGCGCCTGCAGCGCGACATCTTCACGACCACGCACATCCCGCAGACCGAGCAGGCGCTGCGCGTGACCGAGAGCGCGTACCAGACGGGCGGCGTCGATTTCCTGGCGCTGATCGACACCGTGCGCATGATCGAATCGGTCCACCTGGAGCACATCGACGCCGAGAGCGACCTCGGCAAGGCATGGGCCGACCTCGAGCGGGCGCTCGGCACCGACGTGCCGGCCGACGCCCTGGAGACGCGCCCGCATCGGGAGGGCCTCCACCATGAGTAA
- a CDS encoding ribonuclease HII — protein sequence MGERRDARKRPGAPSAGPHLERLLWRVGIEHVAGVDEVGMGPLAGPVVAAAVVLPREAVLDGVADSKLLRAAERERLDGEIRVQAIAIGIGVVESSEIDRVNIYQAAMQAKRDALAALGLRPGFVLVDGREIPGLAFPQSAYPKGDGFVLSIAAASIVAKVHRDALMRDLDEAHPGYGFGRHMGYATAAHLRALRELGPSPIHRRSFAPLANEAQLSLGVLSR from the coding sequence GTGGGCGAGCGACGGGACGCACGGAAGCGGCCCGGGGCGCCGAGCGCGGGGCCGCACCTGGAGCGCCTGCTCTGGCGGGTGGGCATCGAGCACGTGGCCGGCGTCGACGAGGTGGGCATGGGCCCGCTCGCCGGACCGGTCGTCGCCGCCGCCGTCGTGTTGCCGCGCGAGGCCGTCCTCGACGGGGTCGCGGACTCGAAGCTCCTGCGGGCCGCCGAGCGGGAGCGCCTCGACGGCGAGATCCGCGTCCAGGCGATCGCGATCGGCATCGGCGTGGTGGAGTCCTCGGAAATCGATCGCGTGAACATCTACCAGGCCGCCATGCAGGCGAAGCGCGACGCCCTCGCGGCGCTCGGCCTGCGCCCGGGGTTCGTGCTCGTCGACGGCCGCGAGATCCCCGGCCTCGCCTTCCCCCAGAGCGCGTATCCCAAGGGTGACGGCTTCGTCCTCTCGATCGCCGCCGCCTCGATCGTCGCCAAGGTGCATCGGGACGCCCTCATGCGCGACCTCGACGAGGCGCATCCGGGCTACGGCTTCGGGCGCCACATGGGTTACGCGACGGCGGCACACCTGCGGGCGCTGCGCGAGCTCGGGCCGTCACCGATCCATCGCCGCTCGTTCGCACCGCTCGCGAACGAGGCCCAGCTTTCGTTGGGGGTGCTTTCCCGTTAG
- the pdhA gene encoding pyruvate dehydrogenase (acetyl-transferring) E1 component subunit alpha — protein sequence MDAALVLDLYRQMALCRRFEEAAARAYQQGKIRGFLHLYIGQEAVAVGAISAAAPTDYIVSTYREHAHYLARTGDARAAMAELFGKAAGCVGGRGGSMHLFDASQRFLGGWAIVGGHVPIAAGVAFASKYRGEPDVTLCFFGDGTANQGAFHEGLALASLWRLPVVFICENNMYAMGTPLYRTLSVQDVSVRAKGYPMEAEIVNGDDVLEMREAVRHALDRVRKTHEPFFLEAKTYRFRGHSMSDPAKYRTREEVEEWMQRDPLSILAHRIETLGIATPEQLAQIDTDMKAVVQDAVEFAESSPVPAPETVLDHVEA from the coding sequence ATGGACGCTGCACTCGTACTCGATCTCTACCGGCAGATGGCTCTGTGCCGGCGCTTCGAAGAGGCCGCCGCGCGCGCCTACCAGCAGGGCAAGATCCGGGGCTTCCTGCACCTCTACATCGGGCAGGAGGCGGTCGCGGTGGGCGCCATCTCGGCCGCGGCGCCGACCGACTACATCGTCTCGACCTATCGCGAGCACGCCCACTACCTGGCGCGGACGGGCGACGCCCGGGCCGCCATGGCCGAGCTCTTCGGCAAGGCCGCCGGGTGCGTCGGCGGGCGGGGTGGCTCGATGCACCTCTTCGACGCTTCGCAGCGCTTCCTCGGGGGGTGGGCGATCGTCGGCGGCCACGTGCCCATCGCAGCCGGGGTCGCCTTCGCGTCCAAGTATCGCGGCGAGCCCGACGTCACGCTGTGCTTCTTCGGCGACGGCACCGCGAACCAGGGCGCGTTCCACGAGGGGCTCGCGCTGGCGAGCCTGTGGCGCCTTCCCGTGGTCTTCATCTGCGAGAACAACATGTACGCGATGGGCACGCCGCTCTACCGCACGCTCTCGGTGCAGGACGTCTCGGTGCGCGCCAAGGGCTATCCCATGGAGGCCGAGATTGTGAACGGCGACGACGTGCTCGAGATGCGCGAAGCGGTCCGCCACGCGCTCGACCGCGTGCGCAAGACGCACGAGCCGTTCTTCCTCGAGGCCAAGACCTACCGCTTCCGCGGCCACTCGATGTCCGATCCGGCGAAGTACCGCACGCGCGAGGAGGTCGAGGAGTGGATGCAGCGCGATCCGCTCTCGATCCTGGCGCACCGGATCGAGACCCTCGGCATCGCGACCCCCGAGCAGCTCGCGCAGATCGACACCGACATGAAGGCGGTCGTGCAGGACGCGGTCGAATTCGCGGAGAGCTCGCCCGTGCCCGCTCCCGAAACGGTGCTGGACCATGTCGAAGCCTGA
- a CDS encoding efflux RND transporter periplasmic adaptor subunit: MSKRAVAVALLAVAGVAGGLYFRSFERRPTATTQAEKHKYQCSMHPQIVSDAPGVCPICGMKLERVDEGRRIVGYRHPMRSDVISPTPAVDEMGMAYIPVYEDEAAPAAGGVPGHAPFTLTRERQQMIGVTRGRVERRPLAVAIRASGRVARDPMLYQAIIEYREAVKAKAGIKDSPWFEAHEGADAVVRSAALKLRQQGITPEQLAALGGAAGDPTNLLLPNAHVWVYAQVYEHELGLVRVGQPVVVTVPSMPGRRYEARVVAIDPMIDPVTRSARVRALVATPEAELRPETFVQMTIDVPLGDRLSVPEDAVLDTGTRQIVFVVSGEGTFEPRAVQLGLDAQGYYEVLGGVTEGEEVVTSANFLIDSESRFRSALTAARRVPTAP, from the coding sequence ATGAGTAAGCGCGCGGTCGCCGTCGCCCTGCTCGCGGTCGCGGGCGTCGCCGGCGGGCTCTACTTCCGCTCGTTCGAGCGCCGTCCCACCGCCACGACGCAGGCCGAGAAGCACAAGTACCAGTGCTCGATGCATCCGCAGATCGTCTCCGACGCGCCGGGCGTCTGTCCCATCTGCGGGATGAAGCTCGAGCGCGTCGACGAGGGCCGCCGCATCGTGGGCTACCGCCATCCGATGCGCTCGGACGTGATCTCGCCGACGCCGGCGGTCGACGAGATGGGGATGGCCTACATCCCCGTGTACGAGGACGAGGCGGCGCCCGCCGCGGGCGGCGTTCCCGGACACGCGCCGTTCACGCTCACGCGCGAGCGCCAGCAGATGATCGGCGTCACGCGCGGCCGCGTCGAGCGCCGGCCGCTCGCGGTCGCGATCCGCGCCTCGGGCCGGGTGGCGCGCGATCCGATGCTCTACCAGGCCATCATCGAGTACCGCGAGGCCGTCAAGGCGAAGGCCGGCATCAAGGACAGCCCGTGGTTCGAAGCCCACGAGGGTGCCGACGCGGTCGTCCGCTCGGCGGCGCTGAAGCTCCGACAGCAGGGCATCACGCCGGAGCAGCTGGCGGCGCTCGGCGGCGCCGCGGGCGATCCCACGAATCTGCTCCTCCCGAACGCCCACGTGTGGGTGTACGCGCAGGTCTATGAGCACGAGCTGGGGCTCGTGCGCGTGGGGCAACCGGTGGTCGTGACCGTACCCTCCATGCCGGGGCGCAGGTACGAGGCGCGCGTCGTCGCGATCGATCCCATGATCGATCCTGTGACGCGCTCGGCGCGCGTGCGGGCGCTGGTGGCGACGCCGGAGGCGGAGCTGCGCCCCGAGACGTTCGTCCAGATGACGATCGACGTGCCGCTCGGCGATCGGCTCTCCGTTCCCGAGGACGCCGTCCTCGACACGGGGACCCGCCAGATCGTCTTCGTCGTCTCGGGCGAGGGTACCTTCGAGCCACGCGCCGTCCAGCTCGGGCTCGACGCGCAGGGCTACTACGAGGTCCTGGGCGGCGTCACCGAGGGCGAGGAGGTCGTGACGTCCGCCAACTTCCTCATCGACTCCGAGTCGCGCTTCCGCTCGGCGCTCACCGCCGCGCGACGTGTTCCCACCGCGCCATGA
- a CDS encoding NAD(P)/FAD-dependent oxidoreductase — protein MIRREVIIVGSGPAGAATALGIAARDPKLATSTTILEKATHPRDKTCAGGVIPKAITILERLGVGLDVPQARVDRAGVETPRSHVEVDEHDLCRVVRRRELDAMLAWAARDRGVELREGERVLGLRRDGDGVRVTTDGETYWARAVVGADGGGSHVRRALVPGDGGLVARAIMTDVPVRSTGWDGYERRRYDFDFRSCRTGLRGYRWVFPCVIDGVPHANVGVYALPPVDGERMQRELREIVVEIGSQARGWKAFPIRALTPRSVVAAPRALLVGDAAGVDPLMGEGISFALEYGELAAEALVRAHATGDWSFGGYARAVHAGPIGKKLHRLGLGARLFYGRASNAVFRLAAASARAQAIGVRWYNGVDGWDERSAWRALWTLVTRQPVGVA, from the coding sequence ATGATTCGGCGCGAGGTCATCATCGTGGGATCGGGGCCGGCCGGGGCGGCGACGGCGCTCGGCATCGCCGCGCGCGATCCGAAGCTCGCCACCTCCACGACGATCCTCGAGAAGGCGACGCATCCGCGCGACAAGACGTGTGCGGGCGGCGTCATCCCGAAGGCGATCACGATCCTCGAGCGTCTGGGCGTGGGACTCGACGTCCCGCAGGCGCGCGTCGATCGCGCCGGCGTCGAGACGCCGCGCTCGCACGTCGAGGTCGACGAGCACGACCTCTGCCGGGTCGTGCGGCGTCGCGAGCTCGACGCCATGCTCGCCTGGGCGGCGCGCGATCGCGGCGTCGAGCTGCGCGAGGGCGAGCGGGTGCTCGGCCTCAGGCGCGACGGCGACGGCGTGCGCGTCACGACCGACGGCGAGACCTACTGGGCGCGTGCGGTCGTGGGCGCCGACGGCGGCGGAAGCCACGTCCGCCGCGCGCTCGTTCCCGGCGACGGTGGCCTCGTCGCCCGCGCGATCATGACCGACGTCCCCGTGCGCAGCACCGGGTGGGACGGCTACGAGCGCCGCCGCTACGACTTCGACTTTCGATCCTGCCGCACGGGCCTGCGCGGCTATCGGTGGGTGTTTCCCTGCGTCATCGACGGCGTCCCGCACGCGAACGTGGGCGTTTATGCGTTGCCCCCGGTGGACGGCGAGCGAATGCAGCGAGAGCTGCGCGAAATCGTCGTGGAGATCGGCAGCCAGGCGAGAGGGTGGAAGGCCTTTCCCATCCGGGCGCTCACGCCGCGGTCGGTGGTGGCGGCGCCGCGCGCGCTCCTCGTCGGCGACGCTGCAGGCGTCGACCCGCTCATGGGCGAGGGGATCTCGTTCGCGCTCGAGTACGGCGAGCTGGCCGCGGAGGCGCTCGTGCGGGCGCATGCGACGGGCGACTGGTCGTTCGGCGGCTACGCGCGCGCCGTGCACGCCGGCCCGATCGGGAAGAAGCTTCACCGGCTCGGGCTCGGCGCGCGCCTCTTCTACGGGCGGGCGTCGAACGCGGTGTTCCGGCTGGCGGCGGCGAGCGCGCGGGCGCAGGCGATCGGCGTGCGCTGGTACAACGGCGTCGACGGGTGGGACGAGCGGAGCGCGTGGCGGGCGCTGTGGACGCTGGTCACGCGGCAGCCGGTGGGAGTCGCCTAG
- a CDS encoding thioesterase family protein gives MPDALFHPDGDRFVPHELARGPWSPNALHGGPVAALLARTAERMPAPGPMHPARLNVELMRPVPLSPLTATARVIRPGKKVQWVEASLLADGNEVARATLLRIRTAEVPWPDEVAGGDVTLPMRGPDAAEPIKPAVETGELPGYHNTATEHRFVRGKWDVLGPVSDWIRLRHPVVPDEAPSPLQRVAAVADFGNGVSSALPYARYRFINPDLTITLHRLPAGEWVCLDAVTFPEPHGVGIAESVLYDERGRIGHAAQTLLIETW, from the coding sequence ATGCCCGACGCCCTCTTCCACCCCGACGGCGATCGCTTCGTTCCGCACGAGCTCGCGCGCGGCCCCTGGTCGCCGAACGCGCTCCACGGCGGGCCGGTCGCCGCGCTCCTCGCGCGAACGGCCGAGCGCATGCCGGCGCCGGGCCCGATGCACCCGGCGCGCCTCAACGTCGAGCTGATGCGCCCCGTGCCGCTCTCGCCGCTCACGGCGACGGCCCGGGTGATCCGTCCCGGGAAGAAGGTGCAATGGGTCGAGGCGTCGCTGCTCGCCGACGGCAACGAGGTGGCGCGCGCCACCCTGCTCCGCATCCGGACGGCCGAAGTGCCGTGGCCCGACGAGGTTGCGGGCGGCGACGTGACGTTGCCCATGCGCGGGCCCGACGCGGCCGAGCCGATCAAGCCCGCCGTCGAGACGGGCGAGCTGCCCGGGTACCACAACACGGCAACCGAGCATCGCTTCGTGCGGGGCAAGTGGGACGTGCTGGGGCCGGTGAGCGACTGGATCCGCCTCCGTCATCCGGTCGTCCCCGACGAGGCGCCGTCCCCCCTGCAGCGGGTCGCCGCCGTCGCCGACTTCGGCAACGGCGTCAGCTCCGCCCTCCCGTACGCGCGTTACCGCTTCATCAACCCGGACCTCACGATCACGCTCCATCGCCTGCCCGCGGGCGAGTGGGTCTGCCTCGACGCCGTGACCTTCCCCGAGCCGCATGGCGTCGGCATCGCGGAGAGCGTCCTCTACGACGAGCGCGGACGCATCGGTCACGCCGCCCAGACGCTGCTGATCGAGACCTGGTAG
- a CDS encoding VOC family protein: MEINGIAHVMLTVSDFAVSKTFYIELLPYLGLRPVFDADGFLYCVGGRTAFGIQPADEKYRKERFVQSRVGLHHVCFRVRERSDVDALHAKLVELGAKIVHPPEEGQWAPGYYSVLFEDPDGIRLEANHVPGKGLLAQP, encoded by the coding sequence ATGGAGATCAACGGCATCGCACACGTCATGCTGACCGTCAGCGACTTCGCGGTCTCGAAGACCTTCTACATCGAGCTCTTGCCGTACCTCGGCCTCCGGCCGGTGTTCGACGCCGACGGCTTCCTCTACTGCGTCGGCGGGCGCACCGCGTTCGGCATCCAGCCGGCCGACGAGAAGTACAGGAAGGAGCGCTTCGTCCAGAGCCGCGTCGGCCTGCACCACGTCTGCTTCCGCGTGCGCGAGCGGTCCGACGTGGACGCGCTGCACGCGAAGCTGGTCGAGCTGGGCGCCAAGATCGTGCACCCGCCCGAGGAGGGCCAGTGGGCGCCCGGTTACTACTCGGTGCTGTTCGAGGACCCGGACGGCATCCGCCTCGAAGCGAACCACGTGCCGGGGAAGGGGCTCCTCGCCCAGCCCTGA
- a CDS encoding SDR family oxidoreductase: MALLDGRVAIVTGAGRGIGREEALLLARHGAKVVVNDLGGGHDGAGADAGPAAQVVAEIKAAGGQAVANTESVSDWKAAARMVKQAIDTFGALHVVVNNAGILRDRMIFNMDESDVDSVLGVHLKGTFALTRHACVYWREQHKGGKNLHGRVVNTSSDSGLLGNAGQTNYGAAKAGIAALTVIAAKEMAKYGVTVNAVAPSAVTRMTVDALGRGHVEDVPQKVIDASGPAHVAPLVAWLASEKAGNVNGEVFRAGNGQVHLFRGWHTVAKVGDRKHAVWDPAELGAAMDATFFKNPPPKQTMEDLMKEMAAGQS, translated from the coding sequence ATGGCACTTCTCGATGGACGCGTGGCGATCGTGACCGGAGCCGGCCGGGGCATCGGGCGGGAGGAAGCGCTCCTGCTCGCCCGACATGGTGCAAAGGTCGTCGTGAACGACCTCGGCGGCGGCCACGACGGCGCCGGCGCGGATGCGGGACCGGCCGCGCAGGTCGTCGCCGAGATCAAGGCCGCGGGCGGGCAGGCGGTCGCGAACACGGAGAGCGTCTCGGACTGGAAGGCCGCCGCCCGCATGGTGAAGCAGGCGATCGACACCTTCGGCGCGCTGCACGTCGTCGTCAACAACGCCGGTATCCTGCGCGATCGGATGATCTTCAACATGGACGAGAGCGACGTCGACTCGGTGCTGGGCGTCCATCTGAAGGGCACCTTCGCGCTGACGCGCCACGCCTGCGTGTACTGGCGCGAGCAGCACAAGGGCGGCAAGAACCTGCACGGCCGCGTCGTCAACACCTCGTCCGATTCGGGCCTGCTCGGCAACGCGGGGCAGACGAACTACGGCGCCGCCAAGGCCGGGATCGCGGCGCTCACCGTCATCGCGGCCAAGGAGATGGCGAAGTACGGCGTCACGGTGAACGCCGTCGCCCCCAGCGCCGTCACGCGCATGACCGTCGACGCGCTCGGTCGCGGGCATGTCGAGGACGTGCCGCAGAAGGTGATCGATGCCTCGGGACCCGCGCACGTTGCGCCGCTCGTCGCCTGGCTCGCGAGCGAGAAGGCCGGCAACGTGAACGGCGAGGTCTTCCGTGCCGGCAACGGCCAGGTGCACCTCTTCCGCGGCTGGCACACCGTCGCGAAGGTCGGCGATCGCAAGCACGCGGTGTGGGATCCCGCCGAGCTCGGCGCCGCGATGGACGCGACCTTCTTCAAGAACCCGCCGCCCAAGCAGACGATGGAAGACCTCATGAAGGAGATGGCGGCGGGGCAGAGCTGA